One stretch of Roseibium sp. HPY-6 DNA includes these proteins:
- a CDS encoding antibiotic biosynthesis monooxygenase — MIAVIFESWPKDGRGETYLDMGRKMNLLVEGFDGFVSIERFESVVEPGKFVAISYWRDEQAVASWRNVAEHRKVQDGSRRTVFDNYCLRVAKVIRDYGMRERADAPKDSLEAHDAVSR, encoded by the coding sequence TTGATCGCTGTAATCTTTGAATCCTGGCCTAAAGACGGTCGTGGCGAGACCTATCTCGACATGGGCCGGAAGATGAACTTATTGGTAGAAGGGTTCGATGGATTCGTCTCGATTGAGCGTTTCGAAAGCGTCGTAGAACCAGGCAAATTCGTTGCCATCTCCTACTGGCGAGATGAACAAGCGGTGGCTTCATGGCGCAACGTCGCAGAACACCGGAAAGTTCAGGATGGCAGCCGCAGGACCGTTTTCGACAACTATTGTCTGCGCGTTGCAAAGGTCATCCGTGACTACGGTATGCGTGAGAGGGCCGACGCTCCGAAAGACAGTCTGGAGGCTCACGACGCTGTCAGCAGATAG
- a CDS encoding DUF1330 domain-containing protein — MEVYTSFDKATWQAFKSFDREGPIQMLNLIKLRDKAEYSAGFDTSGERAYAEYSRLSAPVLKRVGGRIVWRGAFELMMIGPQSESWDICFVAEYPSVFAFIEMIRDPAYQEASDHRTAAVADSRLVRLAAQDSGEQFYE; from the coding sequence ATGGAAGTTTATACCAGTTTCGACAAGGCAACCTGGCAAGCGTTCAAATCCTTCGATCGCGAGGGACCAATTCAAATGCTGAACTTGATAAAACTGCGGGACAAGGCCGAGTATTCCGCTGGATTCGATACCTCCGGAGAAAGGGCCTATGCGGAATACAGCCGACTGAGCGCACCGGTTTTGAAACGTGTCGGCGGCCGCATTGTCTGGCGGGGCGCCTTTGAACTCATGATGATTGGCCCGCAATCGGAGAGCTGGGACATCTGCTTTGTTGCCGAATATCCTTCTGTCTTCGCCTTCATCGAGATGATACGCGACCCAGCCTACCAAGAAGCTTCGGACCACAGGACAGCCGCTGTCGCGGACAGCAGACTGGTCCGGTTGGCTGCGCAGGACTCTGGCGAACAATTCTACGAATGA
- a CDS encoding crotonase/enoyl-CoA hydratase family protein, with product MQNSVLIEIRNRVALLTLNRPEKLNALNYQTNDRLLELLDKIEDNDDIGAVILTGAGDRAFSAGGDIHEFTASIKEGVDVAVKEFCKRGQTMTARLESYPKPILAAVNGIAFGGGCEITEAVHLAVASDQAEFAKPEINIGIPPTFGGTQRLPRLAGRKRALELLLTGDRFSAQRAYELGLVNQVVPHDKLLPAAFELAERILRHSPLAASRIISAVTRGINTTIEEGLLIEREQFARMAATQDVLEGLDAWIARRAPIYQGA from the coding sequence ATGCAAAACAGTGTCCTAATCGAGATCAGGAATCGCGTGGCTCTTCTGACCTTAAACAGGCCGGAGAAGCTGAACGCACTGAATTATCAAACCAATGACCGCCTCTTGGAACTTCTGGATAAGATCGAAGACAACGATGACATCGGCGCTGTTATTCTAACCGGGGCAGGGGATCGGGCCTTCTCTGCTGGGGGCGATATTCACGAGTTTACGGCAAGCATAAAAGAAGGTGTCGATGTTGCGGTGAAGGAGTTCTGCAAGCGCGGTCAAACCATGACGGCGAGACTGGAATCCTATCCAAAACCCATACTGGCGGCCGTCAACGGAATTGCCTTTGGAGGCGGCTGCGAAATCACCGAGGCCGTCCACCTGGCTGTCGCCTCGGATCAGGCAGAATTTGCCAAACCGGAAATCAACATCGGCATTCCACCAACATTCGGCGGTACCCAGAGGTTGCCGCGTTTGGCGGGTCGGAAACGGGCTTTGGAGTTGCTCCTGACCGGCGACAGGTTCTCGGCTCAGCGCGCATACGAGCTCGGATTGGTGAACCAGGTTGTTCCGCACGACAAGCTGCTTCCTGCTGCATTTGAACTGGCAGAACGTATTCTCCGGCATTCACCTCTCGCCGCGTCGAGAATTATCTCGGCCGTCACCAGAGGGATCAATACGACGATTGAAGAAGGCCTCCTGATTGAACGGGAACAGTTCGCGCGCATGGCTGCGACACAGGACGTCCTGGAAGGCCTCGATGCCTGGATTGCCCGCAGGGCGCCGATCTATCAAGGGGCCTGA
- a CDS encoding TetR/AcrR family transcriptional regulator: MSVQPGKPTRDRILDAANKLFYKEGIRAVSVDAVAEQAGITKKTLYYHFKSKDDLITGYLESRDHPNLIAFASWFDECEGSLADKTAEIFLRVAESARHPKWRGCGFIRTAAELASMPGHPAVVVGAGHKKKFEGWLAEKYEDAGLQHPEQTARSIVLLMEGAFSTMLIHRDPDYALAAAKTAKSLIALKMADSDTPTD, encoded by the coding sequence ATGAGCGTGCAACCCGGAAAGCCGACGAGAGATCGCATTTTGGATGCGGCCAACAAGCTCTTCTACAAGGAGGGTATTCGTGCCGTCAGTGTCGATGCCGTGGCCGAGCAGGCAGGCATCACCAAAAAAACGCTCTACTATCATTTCAAGAGCAAGGACGATCTCATAACCGGATATCTGGAGTCACGTGATCACCCCAACCTGATAGCGTTTGCCAGCTGGTTTGATGAGTGCGAGGGCAGCTTGGCTGACAAAACCGCCGAGATCTTCCTGCGTGTGGCAGAGAGTGCCCGTCATCCCAAGTGGAGGGGGTGTGGCTTTATCAGAACCGCTGCGGAACTTGCCAGCATGCCGGGTCACCCGGCAGTCGTCGTTGGTGCTGGCCACAAAAAGAAATTTGAAGGCTGGCTGGCAGAAAAATACGAGGATGCGGGTCTCCAGCACCCCGAGCAAACTGCCCGCAGCATTGTGCTGCTGATGGAGGGGGCGTTTTCGACAATGCTGATCCACAGAGATCCAGACTACGCATTGGCTGCAGCCAAGACAGCAAAGAGCCTAATCGCTCTGAAGATGGCCGATAGCGACACCCCGACAGATTAA
- a CDS encoding DinB family protein: protein MITNDYIKEMATYTRWQNDVVFQLCDDIGHDERNRDRGLFFGSIHKTLDHICVVNHRILTFLHGTLPERNPKGHVAWPDWEDLKLARLEQDDQLAAGARDWTEAWLAGKTTKQDSQGDDIPAIPRWVMIAQIFNHQTHHRSQVTTALHSMGVDYGSTDIPWRPGAGFFAG from the coding sequence ATGATCACAAATGACTACATTAAAGAGATGGCCACCTATACCCGCTGGCAAAACGACGTCGTCTTTCAGCTTTGTGACGATATTGGCCATGACGAACGTAACCGGGATCGGGGGCTATTTTTTGGGTCGATCCATAAGACACTGGACCATATTTGTGTGGTCAATCACAGGATCCTGACATTCCTCCATGGGACCTTGCCGGAACGCAATCCGAAGGGTCATGTGGCTTGGCCTGATTGGGAAGATCTGAAGCTCGCTCGTCTGGAGCAGGACGATCAACTCGCGGCGGGCGCACGCGATTGGACCGAGGCATGGTTGGCAGGAAAAACCACCAAACAGGATTCGCAAGGGGACGACATACCCGCCATACCGCGCTGGGTGATGATTGCACAGATCTTCAATCACCAAACCCATCATCGAAGCCAGGTCACGACAGCTTTGCACAGCATGGGCGTTGACTATGGCTCGACGGATATCCCGTGGCGTCCCGGCGCGGGCTTCTTCGCTGGTTAA
- a CDS encoding DMT family transporter, which translates to MPSSSAPDRRMVTGIVTIVLTVFAMALTDAFVKYASSDMSLWQIYVCRSCLALPVLVILAKGRVRPLSVQWVSLRSLLLVAMYLAIYAAIPVLDLSVIAATLYTGPLFIVLLSWIILKERIKPGHWSAIGLGFVGVLFVVQPNGRDFTALSLIPVIAAVLYASAAVLTRAKCSDEAPPILAINLNVALVTCGGLMSCTLWLFPVPGSGNYPFLLGVWSPFDASTLWVLIVMAVLIIGVTIGLARAYQSPRPQVIAAFDYAYLIFAAFWGFVFFEEIPDKTTIGGMALIAVAGILVLWVDRQEA; encoded by the coding sequence ATGCCGAGTTCAAGCGCACCAGACCGCAGAATGGTCACGGGCATTGTCACAATTGTCTTGACCGTATTTGCCATGGCCCTGACTGATGCCTTCGTCAAATACGCCAGTTCAGACATGTCCTTGTGGCAGATATACGTGTGCAGGTCCTGTCTTGCACTGCCAGTCCTGGTAATCTTGGCAAAAGGACGCGTGCGCCCTTTGTCGGTTCAATGGGTCAGTTTGCGCAGCCTGTTGTTGGTCGCAATGTATCTTGCGATCTATGCCGCCATTCCTGTTCTTGACCTCTCGGTCATAGCGGCAACGCTTTATACCGGCCCACTGTTCATCGTTTTGCTCTCCTGGATCATCTTGAAAGAGCGGATCAAACCGGGACACTGGAGTGCTATCGGTCTCGGATTTGTCGGCGTCCTGTTTGTCGTTCAGCCGAATGGGCGCGACTTTACAGCTTTGTCGCTCATCCCGGTGATCGCAGCGGTCCTTTATGCCTCAGCGGCTGTGCTCACCCGGGCTAAATGTTCCGACGAGGCGCCACCAATACTCGCGATCAACCTCAACGTCGCACTCGTGACGTGCGGAGGCCTCATGTCCTGCACTCTTTGGCTGTTTCCGGTGCCGGGTTCCGGCAACTACCCCTTTCTATTGGGAGTGTGGTCGCCATTTGATGCAAGTACCCTCTGGGTTCTTATAGTCATGGCTGTGTTGATCATCGGGGTCACGATTGGGCTCGCGCGGGCGTATCAATCTCCGCGCCCGCAGGTTATTGCAGCCTTCGATTACGCCTACCTGATCTTTGCAGCATTTTGGGGATTTGTGTTCTTTGAAGAAATCCCGGACAAAACGACCATCGGGGGAATGGCGCTGATTGCCGTTGCCGGCATTCTGGTTCTCTGGGTTGATCGGCAAGAGGCATAA
- a CDS encoding LysR substrate-binding domain-containing protein, producing MNRARLLGLRTFHAIAEQGTLRAAAGVLGVQASAVSQQLKQFEDHIGTALFVRNTRSVVLTDAGQKLLAQTHHVLSEADAAIEAVRSDAGELSGSLRITLPFRAWEVVLAPRLAEFRDQYPEIELDLSIDENLVDIAKGGFHAGIRLGDFLEDQMIAKAISEPMSGAYVASPAYLEQHGTPREPLDLLKHNCIRYRQRSSGDFAPWEFLDNGELKTVQVAGHLVLNDLRSVIDAAQRGLGIGWSLKAGVEQELRSGHLLQVLASFTPDRPRFFLYFNRELQKLSRLRAFIDFFKHAQGQK from the coding sequence ATGAATCGAGCGCGGCTTCTGGGATTACGGACGTTTCATGCCATCGCAGAGCAAGGAACACTTCGCGCCGCAGCGGGTGTTCTTGGCGTGCAGGCGTCTGCTGTATCCCAGCAGCTCAAACAGTTTGAAGATCACATTGGCACGGCATTGTTTGTGCGAAACACCCGTTCGGTCGTTCTCACCGATGCGGGTCAAAAGCTTCTTGCTCAAACACACCATGTTCTTTCGGAGGCTGATGCCGCCATTGAAGCCGTGCGATCTGATGCAGGCGAATTGTCCGGTTCCCTCCGCATCACCCTGCCCTTTCGTGCATGGGAGGTGGTGCTCGCTCCTCGCCTGGCCGAATTCCGAGATCAGTACCCGGAGATAGAACTTGATCTGTCCATTGACGAGAACCTGGTCGATATCGCCAAAGGCGGTTTTCATGCTGGAATCAGGCTCGGTGATTTCTTGGAGGATCAGATGATCGCAAAGGCAATCAGCGAGCCAATGTCCGGCGCATATGTGGCTTCACCGGCATATCTTGAGCAACACGGCACACCACGCGAACCTCTTGATCTCCTCAAACACAATTGCATCCGCTATCGGCAGAGAAGTTCGGGAGACTTTGCTCCCTGGGAGTTTCTGGATAATGGAGAGCTGAAGACTGTTCAGGTTGCAGGACACCTTGTTCTGAACGACCTACGCTCTGTAATAGATGCTGCTCAACGCGGACTGGGTATTGGATGGTCGCTGAAAGCAGGTGTTGAGCAAGAACTGAGAAGCGGTCATTTATTGCAGGTATTGGCCAGTTTCACACCGGACAGACCGAGGTTCTTTCTGTATTTCAATCGGGAGCTTCAGAAGCTGTCACGCCTGCGGGCGTTCATAGACTTTTTCAAGCACGCTCAAGGACAAAAGTGA
- a CDS encoding oligopeptide/dipeptide ABC transporter ATP-binding protein gives MALLSIEDLKVHYPVRTGQLGTHKGVVKAVDGVSLEIDVNETLAIVGESGCGKSTMGNAVLGLAPTTGGKISFEQRDLSTLDPRQRRSVWRDMQVIFQDPVSALNPRRTIAQSIAEPLVIHGYPKAEIAERVDELMSLVGLNEDQRSRRPKELSGGQRQRVVIARALALSPKLVICDEPVSALDVSIQSQILNLLIRLQRELNLSYLFIAHDLSVVRHIADRVAVMYLGLVVEEGATEQVFSNPQHPYTQALLSAIPVPDPNRRRKRIVLQGELPSPLNPPIGCPFVTRCPIAVGMCEKKRPDLASAGNLHRVRCHLQQGSK, from the coding sequence ATGGCGTTGCTTTCAATCGAAGACCTGAAGGTCCACTACCCGGTTCGCACAGGTCAGCTGGGCACCCACAAAGGTGTGGTCAAAGCAGTAGACGGCGTGAGCCTGGAGATTGATGTCAACGAGACACTTGCAATCGTGGGGGAGAGTGGTTGCGGAAAGTCCACGATGGGAAACGCTGTGTTGGGCCTGGCGCCAACGACTGGCGGCAAGATTTCCTTTGAACAACGCGACCTGTCGACACTCGACCCGAGGCAGCGTCGCAGTGTCTGGCGGGATATGCAGGTAATCTTTCAAGACCCGGTGTCTGCGCTCAATCCGCGCCGCACGATTGCGCAATCAATTGCCGAGCCTCTGGTGATACACGGATATCCCAAAGCGGAGATTGCCGAGCGCGTCGATGAACTGATGTCCCTTGTCGGGTTGAATGAAGACCAACGTTCGCGGCGGCCGAAAGAGCTTTCGGGCGGACAGAGGCAACGTGTCGTCATTGCACGCGCCTTGGCGCTCAGTCCCAAGCTGGTGATTTGCGACGAACCGGTTTCCGCGCTGGATGTGTCAATTCAAAGCCAGATCTTGAACTTGCTCATTCGACTGCAGCGTGAGCTGAATCTGAGTTATCTTTTCATTGCCCATGACCTTTCGGTCGTCCGCCATATCGCTGATCGGGTCGCAGTGATGTATCTTGGCCTTGTTGTCGAAGAAGGCGCGACCGAACAAGTCTTTTCAAACCCTCAGCATCCCTATACGCAAGCCTTGCTGTCTGCGATCCCTGTTCCGGACCCCAATCGGCGACGCAAGAGGATTGTTTTGCAGGGTGAACTTCCCAGTCCGCTAAACCCACCCATCGGATGTCCTTTCGTTACCCGTTGTCCGATCGCCGTTGGTATGTGCGAAAAGAAAAGACCCGATCTTGCAAGCGCGGGAAACCTGCATCGCGTTCGCTGCCATTTGCAACAGGGTTCGAAGTGA
- a CDS encoding ABC transporter ATP-binding protein, whose amino-acid sequence MTLLSIEDLAVNAGALSLVDGVTLDVGEGEVVALVGESGSGKSLTALSIMGLLGEGLSIERGRIEMAGTNLADLSGADLAELRGADLAMIFQEPISSLNPLVPVGDQVAESLIVHKRASAPQAAEQAVDMLRRVGIPEPARRASQLPTELSGGMCQRVMIAAALISKPRLLIADEPTTALDVTIQAQILDLMSVLSADVGTAILLITHDMGVVAEMADRVCVMYGGRIVEQGSVQEIFARPRHPYTSMLLKTLPRLDQPPKGELFAIPGSVPSPLNWPTGCRFRTRCDRSSQACTSRPMLEGTDHRTACFHPEGGH is encoded by the coding sequence ATGACCTTGCTTTCAATCGAAGACCTGGCGGTAAATGCGGGGGCTTTGTCGCTCGTCGACGGTGTGACGCTTGATGTTGGTGAAGGTGAAGTCGTTGCCTTGGTCGGGGAAAGCGGGTCCGGGAAATCGCTCACTGCATTGTCGATTATGGGGTTGCTGGGCGAAGGCTTGTCCATCGAACGCGGCCGGATAGAAATGGCCGGCACCAATCTTGCGGATTTATCGGGCGCGGATTTGGCAGAGCTCCGTGGCGCGGATCTGGCGATGATTTTTCAAGAACCGATCTCGTCCTTGAACCCGCTCGTTCCAGTTGGTGATCAAGTTGCCGAAAGCCTGATCGTCCATAAGCGTGCGAGCGCACCACAAGCTGCGGAACAGGCAGTCGACATGCTGCGCCGTGTTGGTATTCCTGAACCCGCCCGACGGGCGTCTCAATTGCCGACTGAGCTTTCCGGCGGTATGTGCCAGCGCGTCATGATCGCAGCAGCGTTGATTTCCAAACCAAGGCTGCTGATCGCCGACGAACCCACCACGGCTCTGGACGTGACTATCCAGGCGCAGATCCTCGACCTTATGAGCGTGCTGTCTGCGGATGTGGGGACCGCGATACTTCTCATTACCCATGACATGGGAGTTGTTGCCGAAATGGCCGACCGCGTCTGTGTCATGTATGGTGGCCGGATAGTGGAACAGGGATCAGTTCAGGAAATTTTCGCACGGCCGCGCCACCCGTACACCTCCATGTTGCTAAAAACGCTGCCCCGCCTCGATCAACCTCCGAAGGGAGAACTGTTTGCCATTCCCGGCAGCGTACCGAGCCCCCTGAACTGGCCGACTGGTTGCCGGTTCAGAACAAGATGCGATCGGTCGTCGCAAGCTTGCACCTCCCGTCCTATGCTGGAAGGTACCGATCATCGGACTGCTTGTTTTCATCCTGAAGGGGGGCATTGA
- a CDS encoding gamma-glutamyltransferase, which translates to MMDARRRSAYLSAAPVSQQTWAVTKPQLESSGGIVATQHFEAAQIGADVLSSGGNAMDAAIAAAVALSVVEPWLSGLGGGGFLLHADAAGTIETLDFNMRAPGATDPADYPLAGGNGGDWFNWPSVVSDRNLIGPMSICVPGAVCGLAKALERHGSISWAEALAPTIELAERGMRVDWFAELAFAIDAHDLSQDPYARQLFVNPDSRVSNPVDATTKFLPMPRKAAMLRTLAKRGADDFYQGETAAKLIADLRAAGSKISPQDLADYRADWSAPASCVYRDRTVHTIGGLSGGPSLLSTLEHLSDHELRSATEATFAAHHADAIRQVYEIRLKSLGHAAAAKDCTSHLSVVDKAGNMVSLTNTLLSRFGSKVVAPSLDLVMNNGTMWFDPRPGQPNSIAAGAAPLANMAPVITTLDGKPDIAIGAAGGRQIFPAIAQLLSRIIDKNETLETAVHAPRIDASTPTILVNRKAAPDTATTIAAKHAVQITEDSLYPVQFAIPTLVRAGHHGAPNVGAVHPNNPWAAVRAENTK; encoded by the coding sequence ATGATGGATGCTCGCAGGCGCTCCGCTTACCTGTCTGCCGCACCGGTTTCTCAACAGACCTGGGCAGTGACCAAGCCGCAATTGGAAAGCAGCGGCGGGATCGTTGCAACTCAGCATTTTGAAGCCGCGCAAATTGGTGCCGACGTGTTGTCTTCCGGTGGAAACGCCATGGATGCTGCCATTGCGGCGGCTGTTGCGCTTTCTGTGGTCGAGCCGTGGCTATCCGGCCTGGGTGGCGGTGGATTTCTGCTTCACGCGGATGCTGCCGGCACGATCGAGACACTTGACTTCAACATGCGCGCGCCGGGAGCCACCGATCCTGCGGATTACCCGTTAGCGGGCGGAAACGGTGGCGACTGGTTCAATTGGCCAAGTGTCGTAAGCGATCGCAATCTGATCGGACCGATGTCCATTTGTGTTCCCGGTGCTGTGTGCGGCCTTGCGAAAGCCCTTGAGCGGCATGGGTCCATTAGCTGGGCCGAGGCGTTGGCTCCGACCATCGAACTTGCCGAGCGCGGAATGCGTGTGGACTGGTTCGCGGAACTGGCATTTGCGATTGATGCCCATGACCTTTCGCAAGATCCATATGCGCGCCAGCTTTTCGTGAACCCGGATTCGCGTGTTTCAAATCCGGTGGATGCGACTACGAAGTTTCTGCCAATGCCTCGCAAAGCTGCGATGCTGAGAACGCTTGCCAAACGCGGTGCAGATGACTTTTACCAAGGCGAAACGGCCGCCAAACTCATTGCGGACCTACGCGCCGCAGGATCAAAGATATCGCCGCAGGACCTGGCTGACTACCGAGCCGACTGGTCTGCGCCGGCGTCGTGTGTCTATCGCGACAGGACAGTACATACGATTGGAGGCTTGTCGGGTGGTCCAAGTCTACTGTCGACACTGGAGCATCTGTCAGACCACGAGCTGCGGTCCGCAACTGAGGCAACCTTTGCAGCGCATCATGCGGATGCAATTCGTCAAGTCTATGAAATCAGGCTCAAATCTCTTGGTCATGCTGCTGCGGCGAAGGATTGCACAAGCCACCTTTCGGTTGTCGACAAGGCGGGCAATATGGTCTCCCTGACCAATACTCTCTTGTCGCGTTTCGGTTCCAAAGTCGTGGCGCCATCCCTTGATCTGGTCATGAACAACGGAACAATGTGGTTCGATCCACGTCCGGGGCAGCCCAATTCCATTGCGGCGGGCGCTGCGCCCCTTGCGAACATGGCCCCGGTCATCACCACGCTTGATGGCAAACCGGATATCGCGATTGGTGCGGCGGGAGGCAGGCAGATTTTTCCGGCGATTGCCCAACTGCTGTCGCGGATCATCGACAAGAATGAAACACTTGAGACTGCGGTCCATGCGCCGCGTATTGATGCGAGCACACCAACCATTTTGGTGAATCGAAAAGCGGCTCCGGACACTGCGACCACAATCGCTGCGAAACACGCAGTCCAAATTACGGAAGACAGCCTTTATCCGGTTCAATTCGCTATTCCGACGCTGGTGCGCGCAGGGCATCACGGTGCCCCAAATGTGGGAGCTGTGCATCCGAACAATCCCTGGGCAGCGGTGCGCGCGGAGAACACCAAATGA
- a CDS encoding polysaccharide deacetylase family protein, with the protein MIWSPPKYDWPERIRAAACFSVDVDAVAPYLWQHRTGLPDTLAALEHRRYGLRRGLARIVSMLDGIGVKGSFFVPGIVAEENPDLLPGLCARDHEVALHGYFHELVSEISDQQFTEALEASIELFRKQTGQKPSGFRSPAWEMTPHMLSELSRHELWDSSLMGDDVPYTIDGVTEIPVRWDNDDAIFFKFLQAGDKSPRPDAEVVGQWRDDAHAQIRDGGLFHLTIHDWISGRPARVQALEHLFRSLVEEQSVWVTTCGELAKHHQSQGNQPNYPLPVLSPIDKGNT; encoded by the coding sequence TTGATCTGGTCACCCCCAAAATACGACTGGCCGGAGCGAATCCGGGCTGCTGCCTGCTTCAGCGTCGATGTCGATGCCGTCGCGCCCTATCTCTGGCAGCACAGGACCGGCTTGCCGGATACACTGGCGGCTCTCGAGCATCGCAGATACGGTCTGCGCAGGGGATTGGCGCGGATCGTTTCAATGCTGGACGGGATCGGTGTCAAGGGCAGCTTTTTCGTACCCGGCATCGTAGCTGAAGAAAACCCGGATCTGTTGCCGGGATTGTGCGCGCGTGACCATGAAGTGGCGCTTCACGGATACTTTCACGAATTGGTATCTGAAATCTCTGATCAGCAGTTCACCGAAGCGCTTGAAGCCTCAATCGAGCTGTTTCGCAAACAGACTGGCCAAAAGCCTTCGGGGTTCCGTTCGCCGGCTTGGGAAATGACACCCCATATGCTCTCCGAATTGTCCCGCCATGAATTGTGGGACAGCAGCCTCATGGGAGATGATGTCCCTTACACAATCGACGGCGTGACGGAAATACCAGTGCGATGGGACAACGACGACGCGATTTTCTTCAAGTTTTTGCAAGCAGGAGACAAGTCGCCGCGTCCGGACGCTGAGGTTGTCGGCCAATGGCGTGATGATGCTCATGCGCAGATCAGAGACGGTGGCCTGTTTCATTTGACCATTCACGACTGGATCTCGGGACGACCGGCCCGTGTACAGGCATTGGAACATTTGTTCCGCTCGCTCGTTGAAGAGCAAAGCGTCTGGGTAACGACTTGCGGAGAGCTGGCAAAACACCATCAGTCTCAGGGAAACCAGCCGAACTATCCGCTCCCAGTCCTGTCTCCCATAGATAAAGGCAACACATGA
- a CDS encoding SDR family NAD(P)-dependent oxidoreductase: MDFGKEFKGKRVVVTGAAGIMGRALVSHFAGAGADVCATDRDTQNLSGFCVAADLTKDQGLQALLDAVSEEWGAPDIVVNNAAIYPSSFLLDLEVADWDRIMSVNVRAPFVLMRGFALQMIEKGVAGTFINISSGAARKMRRTAVTYCMSKTALDRMTKGFALELAEYGIRVNCLEPGFASGSTVSELSQEHIDRVMAAIPLGTETAADDIGNAALFLASTAAKNITGTSLAVDGGNSAGTMDVYQTKKSAL, encoded by the coding sequence ATGGATTTCGGAAAGGAATTCAAAGGCAAGCGTGTGGTCGTGACCGGGGCAGCCGGTATCATGGGACGGGCTCTCGTGTCTCATTTTGCAGGAGCGGGGGCCGATGTGTGTGCAACGGACCGTGATACTCAAAATCTGAGCGGTTTCTGTGTGGCTGCAGACCTGACCAAAGATCAAGGCCTGCAAGCACTGCTGGATGCCGTGAGTGAGGAGTGGGGGGCGCCAGACATAGTCGTCAACAATGCGGCGATATACCCGTCCTCTTTTCTGCTGGATTTGGAAGTGGCCGACTGGGACCGGATCATGTCGGTGAATGTTCGCGCGCCCTTTGTACTGATGCGCGGATTTGCGCTGCAGATGATCGAAAAGGGTGTCGCCGGAACATTCATCAATATCTCTTCCGGTGCCGCGCGGAAAATGCGCCGCACTGCAGTCACCTATTGCATGTCGAAAACCGCTCTTGACCGAATGACAAAGGGATTTGCGCTGGAGCTTGCAGAGTACGGCATTCGGGTGAACTGTCTGGAACCGGGATTTGCCTCCGGCAGTACGGTTTCAGAACTCTCGCAGGAGCATATTGACCGGGTCATGGCGGCCATTCCGCTTGGTACGGAGACCGCAGCCGACGATATCGGCAACGCGGCCCTCTTTCTTGCCTCAACGGCTGCCAAAAATATCACCGGAACTTCACTGGCAGTCGATGGCGGCAATTCGGCTGGAACCATGGACGTCTATCAAACCAAGAAGAGTGCACTTTGA
- a CDS encoding ABC transporter permease, with amino-acid sequence MNRFPKLSTVLAWWPAWLLLALVVCAVFAPWLAPFDPDRQNLLARLKAPGFDARGAVYHLGSDELGRDVLSRLIYGAQVSISVAVLSVALSGVVGVAVGMAAGYLRGWVEILLMRLVDIFLSIPAILLAIITVAVLGPGFTNVVLVLALTRWPRYARVAYGQTLAIAGQPYVTLAKSMGASTPRVLILHILPNIVGPLLVVATLEFGLMVLFEAGLSFLGLGVQPPTSSWGSMLSTGRNYVASAWWIATFPGLALFLLVLSANLIGDRLGDRIGKGR; translated from the coding sequence GTGAACCGATTTCCAAAACTGTCGACCGTTCTCGCATGGTGGCCGGCCTGGCTGCTGCTTGCACTGGTTGTCTGCGCGGTTTTTGCACCTTGGCTGGCTCCGTTCGACCCAGACCGCCAGAATCTGCTTGCGCGCCTGAAAGCACCCGGTTTCGACGCCCGGGGTGCAGTGTATCATCTTGGCTCGGACGAACTGGGCCGGGACGTCTTGTCTCGGCTTATCTACGGAGCGCAGGTCTCGATTTCAGTTGCCGTTCTTTCGGTGGCCCTGTCCGGTGTCGTCGGCGTTGCGGTTGGCATGGCTGCAGGGTACTTGCGCGGGTGGGTCGAAATCCTCTTGATGCGGCTCGTGGACATTTTTCTTTCAATTCCCGCGATACTCCTCGCGATCATCACGGTCGCTGTATTGGGGCCGGGATTCACAAATGTGGTCTTGGTTCTCGCTTTGACTCGTTGGCCGCGATACGCGCGGGTTGCCTACGGTCAGACATTAGCCATTGCGGGACAGCCTTACGTTACGCTCGCAAAATCCATGGGCGCAAGCACTCCCAGGGTTCTCATCTTGCATATTCTACCCAACATCGTCGGACCGTTGCTGGTCGTGGCGACACTGGAATTTGGCTTGATGGTGCTCTTCGAAGCGGGGTTGTCTTTCCTGGGCCTCGGTGTTCAGCCGCCAACGTCCAGCTGGGGATCGATGCTGTCAACGGGCCGCAATTATGTGGCTTCTGCTTGGTGGATCGCGACGTTCCCGGGGCTGGCTCTGTTCTTGCTCGTGTTGAGCGCCAACCTTATCGGCGACCGGCTTGGGGACCGAATTGGAAAGGGACGATAG